Proteins encoded together in one Amblyomma americanum isolate KBUSLIRL-KWMA chromosome 1, ASM5285725v1, whole genome shotgun sequence window:
- the LOC144112343 gene encoding uncharacterized protein LOC144112343 isoform X2: protein MPDFGAWCGRQQDNARTGWPGHPLRLRVHLFRPEFLADAHAMVTGHKSDYVVNLGNWYRSADDLVLHYELRLQTLPEGWERLRVSSQAQLKSLIASAPDAGIDNLFIAPEALRPFVSSCPQLLQRWRLQLMRREFLLFKVGEEPLLPTSEEGKELLIEAMRYHLMPEWRAAMAGPRTSAKQLAPKDADTHARPSGA from the exons ATGCCGGATTTCGGTGCATGGTGCGGAAG ACAGCAAGATAATGCACGAACTGGGTGGCCTGGACATCCTCTGCGCCTTCGAGTCCACCTTTTCCGCCCAGAGTTCCTTGCCGATGCTCACGCAATGGTGACTGGGCACAAAAGTGACTACGTCGTGAACTTGGGCAACTGGTACCGGTCGGCAGACGATCTCGTCCTTCACTACGAGCTCAGACTGCAGACGCTACCGGAAGGTTGGGAAAGGCTTCGCGTCTCCAGCCAGGCGCAGTTGAAGAGTCTCATTGCCAGTGCCCCTGACGCTGGAATAGACAACTTGTTCATAGCCCCAGAGGCGTTGCGTCCCTTTGTCTCCAGTTGTCCGCAA CTACTGCAACGCTGGCGCCTACAACTGATGCGGCGAGAGTTCCTGCTATTCAAAGTGGGTGAGGAGCCACTGCTCCCCACGAGCGAGGAGGGCAAGGAGCTGCTAATCGAAGCCATGCGCTACCACCTGATGCCCGAGTGGCGCGCCGCCATGGCGGGGCCACGCACCTCGGCTAAGCAGCTGG CTCCGAAAGATGCAGACACCCATGCACGACCTTCTGGAGCCTGA
- the LOC144112343 gene encoding uncharacterized protein LOC144112343 isoform X1: MLDFGAWCGRPQDNARTGWPGHPLRLRVHLFRPEFFADAHAMVTGHKSDYVVNLGNWYRSADDLVLHYELRLQTLPEGWERLRVSSQAQLKSLIASAPDAGIDNLFIAPEALRPFVSSCPQLLQRWRLQLMRREFLLFKVGEEPLLPTSEEGKELLIEAMRYHLMPEWRAAMAGPRTSAKQLAPKDADTHARPSGA, encoded by the exons ATGCTGGATTTCGGTGCATGGTGCGGAAG ACCGCAAGATAATGCACGAACTGGGTGGCCTGGACATCCTCTGCGCCTTCGAGTCCACCTTTTCCGCCCAGAGTTCTTTGCCGATGCTCACGCAATGGTGACTGGGCACAAAAGTGACTACGTCGTGAACTTGGGCAACTGGTACCGGTCGGCAGACGATCTCGTCCTTCACTACGAGCTCAGACTGCAGACGCTACCGGAAGGTTGGGAAAGGCTTCGCGTCTCCAGCCAGGCGCAGTTGAAGAGTCTCATTGCCAGTGCCCCTGACGCTGGAATAGACAACTTGTTCATAGCCCCAGAGGCGTTGCGTCCCTTTGTCTCCAGTTGTCCGCAA CTACTGCAACGCTGGCGCCTACAACTGATGCGGCGAGAGTTCCTGCTATTCAAAGTGGGTGAGGAGCCACTGCTCCCCACGAGCGAGGAGGGCAAGGAGCTGCTAATCGAAGCCATGCGCTACCACCTGATGCCCGAGTGGCGCGCCGCCATGGCGGGGCCACGCACCTCGGCTAAGCAGCTGG CTCCGAAAGATGCAGACACCCATGCACGACCTTCTGGAGCCTGA
- the LOC144112336 gene encoding uncharacterized protein LOC144112336: MLDFGAWCGRPQDNARTGWPGHPLRLRVHLFRPEFFADAHAMVTGHKSDYVVNLGNWYRSADDLVLHYELRLQTLPEGWERLRVSSQAQLKSLIASAPDAGIDNLFIAPEALRPFVSSCPQVLQRWRLQLMRREFLLFKVGEEPLLPTSEEGKELLIEAMRYHLMPEWRAAMAGPRTSAKQLAPKDADTHARPSGA; the protein is encoded by the exons ATGCTGGATTTCGGTGCATGGTGCGGAAG ACCGCAAGATAATGCACGAACTGGGTGGCCTGGACATCCTCTGCGCCTTCGAGTCCACCTTTTCCGCCCAGAGTTCTTTGCCGATGCTCACGCAATGGTGACTGGGCACAAAAGTGACTACGTCGTGAACTTGGGCAACTGGTACCGGTCGGCAGACGATCTCGTCCTCCACTACGAGCTCAGACTGCAGACGCTACCGGAAGGTTGGGAAAGGCTTCGCGTCTCCAGCCAGGCGCAGTTGAAGAGTCTCATTGCCAGTGCCCCTGACGCTGGAATAGACAACTTGTTCATAGCCCCAGAGGCGTTGCGTCCCTTTGTCTCCAGTTGTCCGCAA GTACTGCAACGCTGGCGCCTACAACTGATGCGGCGAGAGTTCCTGCTATTCAAAGTGGGTGAGGAGCCACTGCTCCCCACGAGCGAGGAGGGCAAGGAGCTGCTAATCGAAGCCATGCGCTACCACCTGATGCCTGAGTGGCGCGCCGCCATGGCGGGGCCACGCACCTCGGCTAAGCAGCTGG CTCCGAAAGATGCAGACACCCATGCACGACCTTCTGGAGCCTGA